Proteins from a single region of Streptomyces spectabilis:
- a CDS encoding sigma-70 family RNA polymerase sigma factor: MTAALATPPARKIPKGKPCRPTGRRTDAADEPVTRLALAARDGDPEAVDRFVRALHRDVLRYVAHLSADPQAADDLAQDTFLRALGSLHRFEGRSSARTWLLSIARRTVVDSLRHAAARPRLSDRDDWQTAAEQAQPRGLPGFDDGIALAELLAAIPAERREAFVLTQLLQQPYAEAAAAIGCPVGTVRSRVARARANLIEALDAA; this comes from the coding sequence ATGACTGCTGCCCTGGCGACTCCACCTGCCCGAAAAATCCCGAAAGGCAAGCCCTGTCGACCGACGGGCCGCCGCACCGACGCCGCCGACGAACCCGTCACGCGGCTCGCGCTCGCCGCGCGCGACGGCGACCCGGAGGCCGTCGACCGTTTCGTACGGGCCCTGCACCGCGACGTACTGCGCTACGTGGCGCACCTGAGCGCCGACCCGCAGGCCGCCGACGACCTGGCACAGGACACGTTCCTGCGGGCGCTCGGCAGCCTGCACCGGTTCGAGGGGCGCTCGTCGGCGCGCACCTGGCTGCTCTCCATCGCGCGGCGCACCGTCGTGGACAGCCTGCGGCACGCGGCCGCCCGGCCCCGGCTCTCCGACCGGGACGACTGGCAGACCGCCGCCGAGCAGGCCCAGCCGCGCGGCCTGCCCGGCTTCGACGACGGCATCGCGCTCGCCGAACTCCTCGCGGCCATACCCGCCGAGCGGCGCGAGGCGTTCGTCCTCACCCAGCTCCTCCAGCAGCCGTACGCCGAGGCCGCCGCGGCCATCGGCTGCCCCGTCGGCACGGTCCGCTCCCGCGTGGCCCGGGCCCGCGCCAACCTGATCGAGGCCCTGGACGCGGCCTGA
- a CDS encoding sugar ABC transporter permease has product MPDVPGPAWAGPALHAVLDRAALTRAEVGARFPLFADPATGTWTTTRRGAWTGGFWAGLLWLRARHTGAAEDREAAARCTARLADWVHADTATRGLILWYGTASTGPVGPTETDAAPGADPGLTAEALRARAGLVCLEAVDPGLGLVPWGAAFGGPRLVARADAVPGLVPLLAAAGPRGAEAAAAHLHRHLDLCRAGAMAWRYAPGTGWRPLAEPAPGWSRGRAWLLLAVADALARADSETWRPDRLRRAAAWLGAFPAPGDALVPPADTAGPAGPLDTSAAAITAVALLKLAALPGADAERLTGRATAVLHRLVTAHLTDGRLLDGCYDAATGTAERHELVWGDYFLALGLAALTGLVHPGDV; this is encoded by the coding sequence ATGCCTGACGTGCCCGGGCCGGCCTGGGCCGGGCCCGCGCTGCACGCCGTGCTCGACCGGGCCGCCCTGACCCGGGCCGAGGTCGGCGCCCGCTTCCCGCTGTTCGCCGACCCCGCGACCGGTACGTGGACGACGACCCGGCGCGGTGCCTGGACCGGCGGCTTCTGGGCGGGCCTGCTGTGGCTGCGCGCGCGGCACACGGGCGCGGCGGAGGACCGCGAGGCCGCCGCGCGGTGCACGGCACGGCTCGCCGACTGGGTCCACGCGGACACGGCGACGCGCGGCCTGATCCTCTGGTACGGCACGGCGTCGACGGGGCCCGTCGGGCCGACGGAGACCGACGCCGCGCCGGGCGCCGACCCCGGGCTCACCGCCGAGGCGCTGAGGGCGCGGGCGGGGCTGGTCTGTCTCGAGGCGGTCGATCCCGGGCTCGGGCTCGTGCCCTGGGGCGCGGCCTTCGGGGGGCCGCGGCTCGTGGCGCGGGCCGATGCCGTGCCCGGGCTCGTGCCGCTGCTCGCCGCGGCGGGGCCGCGCGGGGCGGAGGCGGCCGCCGCGCATCTCCACCGGCACCTGGACCTGTGCCGTGCCGGAGCCATGGCCTGGCGGTACGCGCCGGGCACCGGCTGGCGCCCGCTCGCCGAACCGGCACCCGGCTGGAGCCGGGGCCGCGCCTGGCTGCTGCTCGCGGTCGCGGACGCGCTGGCGCGCGCGGACAGCGAGACCTGGCGCCCGGACCGGCTGCGCCGGGCGGCGGCGTGGCTCGGCGCGTTCCCCGCGCCGGGGGACGCCCTCGTACCGCCCGCCGACACCGCCGGGCCCGCGGGCCCTCTGGACACGTCGGCCGCCGCGATCACCGCCGTCGCGCTGCTCAAACTCGCCGCGCTGCCCGGCGCGGACGCCGAGCGGCTCACCGGGCGCGCGACCGCCGTCCTGCACCGCCTGGTGACCGCGCACCTGACGGACGGGAGGCTGCTCGACGGCTGCTACGACGCCGCCACCGGCACCGCCGAGCGGCACGAACTCGTCTGGGGCGACTACTTCCTGGCCCTCGGCCTCGCCGCCCTCACCGGCCTCGTCCACCCCGGCGACGTATAG
- a CDS encoding MFS transporter, translating into MAFSMLQLFLLGALGPRLVDELDVSPTTLGLTTTIGFGTAAVLSPVGGRIVDRVGPRRALAALLLLSAVALALIGAAPGAGFLLAAVALGGLPQALANPATNKAILASVEPARRGAVTGMKQSGVQLGAFAAGLPLAALAGWLGWRAAVWTAAFAAVVTAVWALRTLPGATGAAAPGRPAGAFSLLPRGAVAWLAAFSLLLGCGIASVNTYLALYGAHRLDLSPGAAGALVAVLGVAGVAGRVAWSRAATPGRAPWLPGWLAAGAVGAALLLAAAAAAGPLVWLAAVAVGVFAVSANAVSMVLVMQRAAPGRAGQDSALVSAGFFAGFALGPPVFGVLADADRYGWGWALVAAEFAGACAVGLTWAVRERGAGRRAGDA; encoded by the coding sequence ATGGCGTTCTCGATGCTCCAGCTGTTCCTGCTCGGCGCGCTCGGGCCGCGGCTGGTGGACGAGCTCGACGTCTCGCCCACGACGCTCGGTCTGACCACGACGATCGGCTTCGGCACCGCCGCCGTCCTGTCGCCCGTCGGCGGCCGGATCGTCGACCGGGTGGGGCCGCGGCGCGCCCTCGCCGCGCTGCTCCTGCTCTCGGCGGTGGCGCTCGCGCTGATCGGCGCGGCGCCCGGCGCCGGCTTCCTGCTCGCGGCGGTCGCGCTCGGCGGTCTGCCGCAGGCGCTGGCCAACCCCGCCACGAACAAGGCGATCCTGGCGTCCGTGGAGCCCGCGCGGCGGGGCGCGGTGACCGGCATGAAGCAGTCGGGCGTCCAGCTCGGGGCCTTCGCGGCGGGGCTGCCCCTCGCGGCGCTCGCCGGGTGGCTCGGCTGGCGCGCGGCGGTGTGGACGGCGGCGTTCGCGGCGGTGGTGACCGCGGTGTGGGCGCTGCGCACGCTTCCCGGGGCGACCGGGGCCGCCGCCCCGGGGCGGCCCGCCGGGGCCTTCTCGCTGCTGCCGCGCGGTGCCGTCGCCTGGCTCGCGGCCTTCTCGCTGCTGCTCGGCTGCGGCATCGCGTCCGTCAACACCTACCTCGCGCTGTACGGGGCCCACCGCCTCGATCTGTCGCCGGGCGCCGCCGGTGCGCTGGTGGCGGTGCTCGGCGTGGCCGGGGTCGCGGGGCGCGTCGCCTGGTCGCGGGCGGCGACCCCGGGCCGGGCGCCGTGGCTGCCGGGGTGGCTCGCGGCGGGCGCGGTCGGCGCGGCCCTGCTGCTGGCCGCCGCAGCGGCGGCGGGGCCGCTGGTGTGGCTCGCGGCGGTCGCCGTCGGGGTGTTCGCCGTGTCGGCCAACGCGGTCTCCATGGTCCTCGTCATGCAGCGCGCCGCACCCGGCCGCGCGGGCCAGGACTCGGCCCTCGTCTCCGCGGGCTTCTTCGCGGGCTTCGCCCTGGGCCCGCCCGTCTTCGGCGTCCTCGCGGACGCGGACCGCTACGGCTGGGGCTGGGCGCTGGTCGCCGCGGAGTTCGCGGGAGCGTGCGCGGTGGGTCTGACCTGGGCGGTACGGGAGCGGGGCGCGGGGCGCCGCGCGGGCGATGCCTGA
- a CDS encoding sensor histidine kinase translates to MRHQRPHRFLLSSWPLRCWAYVCGGLPLGLAVLLAMLVLVASGLLLSALGIGLALLTAAALFGLPVGRLERRRLRLVEPTAPPLANPHRPLKNPGLRARLRTRCGERATWRELGYTWLLALLFSTAGLGMTLLLLFALILITSPLTVWALAPEAVMIIPGQAVPHPLAALPFTAAGLLALALLAYLAGLLAGAQVRTAHFLLAPREDPLTRHVVELTRSRARLADAFEAERRRIERDLHDGAQQQLVALTMTLGLAEMELGDGNPAAAELLARGRGEARRALDQLRDLVRGIHPQVLTDHGLAAAVTEVALRHPVPVTVDIDLPHRLPEAVETTAYFTITEALTNAAKHSEATEVSVTGGLTSERLTLKITDDGRGGADPARGTGLTGLADRLAILRGRLTVSSPAGGPTELTVEVPCSA, encoded by the coding sequence ATGCGACACCAACGACCGCACCGCTTCCTGCTCTCCTCGTGGCCCCTGCGCTGCTGGGCGTACGTGTGCGGCGGCCTGCCGCTCGGCCTCGCGGTCCTGCTCGCCATGCTGGTGCTCGTGGCGAGCGGGCTGCTGCTGTCCGCCCTCGGCATCGGCCTGGCCTTGCTGACGGCGGCGGCGCTCTTCGGACTCCCCGTCGGGCGCCTGGAGCGCCGCCGCCTCCGCCTCGTGGAACCGACGGCGCCGCCCCTGGCGAACCCGCACCGCCCCCTCAAGAACCCCGGACTCCGCGCGCGGCTGCGCACCCGGTGCGGGGAGCGGGCGACGTGGCGGGAGCTCGGCTACACGTGGCTGCTGGCCCTGCTGTTCTCCACCGCGGGCCTGGGCATGACCCTGCTCCTGCTCTTCGCGCTCATCCTCATCACCTCACCGCTCACCGTCTGGGCGCTGGCCCCGGAAGCGGTGATGATCATCCCGGGCCAGGCCGTGCCGCACCCCCTGGCAGCCCTGCCGTTCACCGCGGCGGGACTCCTTGCCCTGGCCCTGCTCGCCTACCTGGCGGGACTGCTGGCGGGCGCGCAGGTCCGCACGGCGCACTTCCTGCTGGCCCCCCGCGAGGACCCGCTCACGCGCCACGTCGTCGAACTCACCCGCTCCCGGGCCCGCCTGGCGGACGCCTTCGAGGCGGAGCGGCGCCGCATCGAACGCGACCTGCACGACGGCGCGCAGCAGCAGCTGGTGGCCCTGACGATGACGCTCGGCCTGGCCGAGATGGAGCTGGGCGACGGCAATCCGGCGGCGGCCGAACTGCTCGCGCGCGGCAGGGGCGAGGCGCGCCGCGCCCTGGACCAGCTGCGCGACCTGGTGCGCGGCATCCACCCGCAGGTCCTCACCGACCACGGCCTGGCGGCGGCGGTCACGGAGGTCGCGCTGCGCCACCCGGTGCCCGTGACGGTCGACATCGACCTGCCGCACCGCCTCCCCGAAGCGGTGGAGACGACGGCGTACTTCACCATCACGGAAGCACTCACGAACGCGGCGAAGCACAGCGAGGCCACCGAAGTCAGCGTCACGGGCGGCCTGACGTCAGAACGCCTTACGCTGAAGATCACCGACGACGGCCGCGGCGGCGCGGACCCCGCGCGCGGCACGGGCCTGACCGGCCTCGCCGACCGCCTGGCGATCCTGCGCGGCCGCCTGACGGTGTCCAGCCCCGCCGGAGGCCCGACAGAACTGACAGTGGAGGTGCCGTGCTCCGCGTAG
- a CDS encoding response regulator transcription factor, giving the protein MLRVVLAEDAVLLRAGLVELLTRGGHEVVAAVGDAPSLIRAVEAERPDAVITDVRMPPDFRDEGLKAALELRARHGSLPVLVLSQYVATAYATQLLTGDGAGLSGLGYLLKDRVGEVADFLTTLRRVAAGETVIDPEVVRVLLTRRTEPLTRLTPREREVLALMAQGLNNHTIAHRLTVTEASVVKHASNIFTKLALDPTEGNRRVLAVLAHLRGAPEAGPGS; this is encoded by the coding sequence GTGCTCCGCGTAGTACTCGCCGAGGACGCCGTACTGCTGCGCGCCGGTCTCGTGGAACTGCTCACGCGCGGCGGCCACGAGGTGGTCGCGGCGGTGGGCGACGCCCCGTCCCTGATCCGCGCGGTCGAGGCCGAGCGCCCGGACGCCGTCATCACCGACGTCCGCATGCCCCCCGACTTCCGCGACGAGGGCCTGAAGGCGGCCCTCGAACTCCGGGCCCGCCACGGAAGCCTCCCGGTCCTCGTCCTCTCCCAGTACGTCGCCACGGCCTACGCGACCCAGCTCCTGACCGGCGACGGCGCGGGCCTGTCGGGCCTCGGCTACCTCCTCAAGGACCGGGTGGGCGAGGTGGCGGACTTCCTCACCACCCTGCGCCGGGTCGCCGCGGGCGAAACGGTCATCGACCCCGAGGTCGTCCGCGTCCTCCTGACCCGCCGCACCGAACCCCTCACCCGCCTCACCCCCCGCGAACGAGAAGTCCTCGCCCTCATGGCCCAAGGCCTCAACAACCACACCATCGCCCACCGCCTCACAGTCACCGAAGCCTCGGTCGTCAAACACGCCAGCAACATCTTCACGAAACTGGCCCTGGACCCGACGGAGGGCAACCGGCGGGTGCTTGCGGTGTTGGCCCACCTCCGGGGCGCACCGGAGGCAGGACCGGGGTCCTGA
- a CDS encoding glycosyltransferase 87 family protein has translation MTAPVPRGCNGRVLTDRATTSPPLRTRTSAPPRRAVWVAGWLAAAVWALGFPLVSTLETHRVWGTSATAGYAGAALAAWWLPRPRARALALGSACAGAVAVPLVTLLLTGRGQSEVGVIERSGVLLVRQASPYLTDPQNVGEYTPYLPGMALFGLPRALFGDDALPLRVLGDARLWCAGVFLVCLRAGVVCLRTAAPRIAAKGAPQASYRTGLAVLLASPVVALPLCVSGVDLPLAGLCCLGLALAGRGRPVAAGLALAAACALKWTAWPAVAVAAALLGTVTGARAALRCAGAAVAGAVAAALPSALLAPGPMALQVLAFPAGRGDVPTPAASPLPGRLLADLGPLGWYAAVALLLCGGTAVAATLVLRPPATVTAAADRLAAGLCAAFLLAPAGRFGYLALPVLLVVWPRLAHGHAAGREGDTKAR, from the coding sequence ATGACCGCACCCGTACCGCGCGGCTGCAATGGACGGGTGCTGACCGACCGGGCAACGACCTCCCCACCCCTGCGTACGCGTACGAGCGCCCCACCCCGCCGAGCCGTCTGGGTCGCGGGCTGGCTGGCCGCCGCCGTGTGGGCCCTGGGCTTCCCCCTCGTCTCCACCCTGGAGACGCACCGCGTGTGGGGGACCTCCGCGACGGCCGGGTACGCCGGTGCCGCGCTCGCCGCGTGGTGGCTGCCCCGGCCGCGGGCCCGCGCCCTCGCGCTGGGGTCCGCGTGCGCGGGCGCCGTCGCCGTACCGCTGGTGACGCTCCTGCTGACCGGCCGTGGACAGAGCGAGGTCGGGGTGATCGAGCGCTCGGGCGTCCTGCTCGTCCGCCAGGCCAGCCCCTATCTGACCGACCCCCAGAACGTGGGCGAGTACACGCCGTACCTGCCCGGGATGGCGCTGTTCGGACTGCCCCGGGCCCTGTTCGGCGACGACGCGCTGCCGCTGCGGGTCCTCGGGGACGCGCGGCTGTGGTGCGCGGGGGTGTTCCTGGTGTGTCTGAGGGCGGGCGTGGTGTGCCTGCGGACGGCCGCGCCGCGCATTGCCGCGAAGGGCGCCCCGCAGGCCTCGTACCGCACCGGTCTCGCCGTCCTGCTCGCCTCGCCCGTCGTCGCCCTGCCGCTGTGCGTGAGCGGCGTCGACCTGCCGCTCGCGGGCCTGTGCTGTCTGGGGCTCGCGCTGGCCGGGCGCGGCAGACCGGTGGCCGCGGGCCTCGCCCTGGCCGCCGCGTGCGCCCTCAAATGGACGGCGTGGCCCGCGGTGGCGGTCGCCGCGGCGCTGCTCGGCACCGTGACGGGGGCGCGGGCCGCGCTGCGCTGCGCGGGCGCGGCGGTCGCCGGGGCGGTGGCGGCCGCCCTGCCCAGCGCGCTGCTCGCGCCCGGCCCCATGGCCCTCCAGGTCCTCGCCTTCCCCGCCGGACGCGGCGACGTACCGACGCCCGCCGCGAGCCCCCTGCCCGGCCGTCTGCTCGCCGACCTCGGACCGCTCGGCTGGTACGCGGCGGTGGCGCTGCTCCTGTGCGGCGGAACCGCGGTCGCGGCGACGCTCGTCCTGCGCCCTCCCGCGACCGTGACGGCGGCCGCCGACCGCCTCGCGGCGGGCCTGTGCGCGGCGTTCCTGCTGGCACCGGCGGGACGGTTCGGCTACCTAGCCCTACCGGTGCTCCTGGTGGTGTGGCCACGGCTCGCGCACGGGCACGCGGCCGGACGCGAAGGTGACACGAAGGCGAGGTAG
- a CDS encoding acyl-CoA dehydrogenase family protein: MTESRELTEPGKPEEPGLGERVDAFVREHVMPREDVLDAGGPAADEALRALRDRAREAGLWALPLPAELGGQGLDLAAYARYAEMEGASDHGPAALGSAPLLDVRMLLRHGSAGVRAAYLPRLVAGELRACYAMTEPESPGTDPFLTATTAVRGADGDWVVSGRKWFTSGAAGADLVTVLARTDGAPSDRHGLSLFVVPTRSPGFRVVRELPVLGASGQWEIAFDEVRVPGDHLVGERGAGLSVAAERLQLGRTLRSLRWLGQAQRAFGLLARRAATRGGARGPLHSHQLVQQHVFESLLALRTTRPLVHEAVARLAAGEDAHVEVGLAKVAAARTLQQVVDAAIQVHGAAGLGPDTPLPALLRTGRAARILDGPDELHVTSVARRVLTAYA; this comes from the coding sequence TTGACGGAGTCCAGGGAGCTGACGGAGCCGGGGAAGCCAGAGGAGCCGGGGCTCGGCGAGCGCGTCGACGCGTTCGTACGGGAGCACGTCATGCCCCGTGAGGACGTTCTGGACGCGGGCGGGCCCGCGGCCGACGAGGCGCTGCGCGCGCTGCGGGACCGGGCCCGGGAGGCGGGCCTCTGGGCCCTGCCCCTGCCCGCCGAACTGGGCGGCCAGGGGCTCGACCTGGCCGCGTACGCGCGGTACGCCGAGATGGAGGGCGCCAGCGACCACGGGCCCGCCGCGCTCGGCTCCGCGCCGCTGCTCGACGTACGGATGCTGCTGCGGCACGGCAGCGCGGGCGTCCGCGCGGCGTACCTCCCGCGGCTCGTCGCGGGCGAACTGCGCGCCTGCTACGCCATGACCGAACCGGAGAGCCCCGGCACCGACCCGTTCCTGACGGCGACCACGGCGGTGCGGGGGGCCGACGGGGACTGGGTGGTCAGCGGCCGCAAGTGGTTCACGTCCGGCGCGGCGGGCGCGGACCTGGTGACCGTGCTCGCCCGCACCGACGGCGCGCCCTCGGACCGGCACGGCCTGTCCCTGTTCGTCGTGCCGACGCGCTCGCCCGGCTTCCGCGTCGTGCGCGAACTGCCCGTGCTCGGCGCGAGCGGCCAGTGGGAGATCGCCTTCGACGAGGTCCGCGTGCCCGGCGACCACCTGGTCGGCGAGCGCGGCGCGGGCCTGTCCGTCGCCGCCGAACGGCTCCAACTCGGCCGTACGCTGCGGAGCCTGCGCTGGCTCGGACAGGCGCAGCGGGCCTTCGGCCTGCTGGCCCGGCGCGCCGCCACGCGCGGCGGCGCGCGCGGCCCGCTGCACTCCCACCAACTCGTACAGCAGCACGTCTTCGAGTCGCTGCTCGCGCTGCGGACGACGCGTCCGCTGGTGCACGAGGCGGTCGCGCGGCTCGCCGCGGGCGAGGACGCGCACGTCGAGGTGGGCCTGGCGAAGGTCGCCGCGGCCCGCACCCTGCAGCAGGTCGTGGACGCCGCGATCCAGGTGCACGGCGCGGCCGGGCTCGGCCCCGACACACCGCTGCCCGCGCTCCTTCGCACGGGGCGCGCCGCGCGGATCCTCGACGGCCCGGACGAGCTGCACGTCACGTCGGTGGCACGCCGGGTCCTCACTGCCTATGCGTAG
- a CDS encoding ATP-binding protein: MLETVALSALTAFLTAAWNGAAGEIGKQTLLSAGALARRTLGRETPLPTGLEEWQTLAGQVHARLGHDPRQAGEWALLVRSFPGQAMTLTPTTGLPPASRDFTNRQQALKQLKREATRRAAGRPRVALLHGPPGIGTTAVALHLGAALHARFPDGQFYVDLRDTSDGPGPEPATVLLRLLRQMGVTAERMPPTASGREQLYRQLTAGRRALVVVDHASSAAQVRSLVPATPDVFLLVIVSGRPFALEAERVAVPPLSDRYAVQLIRKVAGPESVARAKARMPHLLARCEGNAFALKAEALRLQTEQTEQTGRGAPESRTREPGRDPVRDSVQTICDRLRPETARLIRLTALGGWPAIDARLAAAAADTASEDAARMLIEAAEAQLLDPVGDERYRFRPEVRRYLTDTAGLEHGIPECSAAVERVLDSLLDRALHAAHAALPQSWRTEPAPEGGGVHRDEAEGVAALAAEAGNVVRAVSVAVEYQHFTTALRLARALWPLQLKAGYWDEVLPALRVAARCADEHRPCSRTAAGLHFQLGHCLGELQQWEEAESEARAALRCERAEGHVRGEASSVELLGLLSLYQWRYEAAAERFDEAERVYRRITAGQEGARDVPRALALVERHQGRALRGMGRLAESRRLLESATDSFAEQGESYNRARALTDLAETLLDAGENAEALTRITEAESLLTPAAAPHLRYLAGLRSRGEGGR, translated from the coding sequence GTGCTGGAGACGGTGGCGCTGAGTGCGCTGACCGCTTTTCTCACGGCCGCGTGGAACGGCGCCGCGGGGGAGATAGGTAAGCAGACCCTCCTGTCGGCCGGGGCGTTGGCGAGGAGGACCTTGGGGCGGGAGACGCCACTGCCGACCGGCCTGGAGGAGTGGCAGACGCTGGCGGGCCAGGTACATGCGCGCCTGGGCCATGACCCCCGGCAGGCAGGTGAGTGGGCGCTCCTCGTACGAAGCTTTCCCGGCCAGGCGATGACTCTGACGCCGACGACCGGACTCCCGCCTGCGTCAAGGGACTTCACCAATCGCCAGCAGGCCCTGAAGCAGTTGAAGCGGGAGGCGACGCGCCGGGCCGCCGGGAGACCGCGCGTGGCCTTGCTCCACGGACCGCCGGGTATCGGCACCACCGCGGTGGCGCTGCACCTGGGTGCCGCGCTTCATGCCCGATTCCCCGACGGGCAGTTCTACGTCGATCTGCGGGACACCTCGGACGGGCCCGGCCCGGAGCCCGCCACGGTCCTGCTGCGTCTGCTGCGGCAGATGGGCGTCACGGCGGAACGGATGCCACCCACCGCCTCTGGCCGCGAACAGCTCTATCGGCAGCTCACCGCGGGCCGCAGAGCCCTGGTGGTCGTCGATCACGCCTCCTCGGCGGCCCAGGTCCGCAGTCTGGTCCCGGCCACGCCTGATGTCTTCCTGTTGGTGATCGTCTCCGGCCGGCCCTTCGCGCTGGAGGCCGAACGCGTCGCTGTTCCTCCCCTGAGCGACCGGTACGCGGTGCAGTTGATTCGGAAGGTGGCCGGGCCGGAGAGCGTCGCGCGTGCCAAGGCTCGGATGCCGCACCTGCTCGCGCGGTGTGAGGGAAACGCCTTCGCGCTGAAGGCCGAGGCGCTGCGACTCCAGACCGAGCAGACCGAGCAGACGGGCCGGGGCGCTCCGGAGTCGAGGACCAGAGAGCCGGGGCGTGATCCGGTGCGTGATTCCGTCCAGACCATCTGCGACCGTCTCCGGCCGGAGACGGCGCGGCTCATCCGGCTGACGGCACTGGGCGGTTGGCCCGCCATCGATGCCCGCCTCGCTGCCGCAGCCGCGGACACCGCGTCCGAAGACGCGGCGCGGATGCTCATCGAGGCAGCGGAGGCCCAACTCCTCGACCCGGTGGGGGACGAGCGCTACCGCTTCCGTCCCGAGGTGCGGCGCTACCTGACGGACACCGCGGGCCTCGAGCACGGCATCCCCGAGTGCTCCGCCGCCGTGGAGCGCGTGCTCGACTCCCTGCTCGACCGCGCCCTGCACGCGGCCCATGCCGCACTGCCGCAAAGCTGGCGCACCGAACCCGCGCCTGAGGGCGGGGGCGTCCACCGCGACGAGGCAGAGGGCGTGGCGGCCCTCGCGGCGGAGGCGGGCAATGTGGTCCGAGCGGTCTCCGTGGCAGTGGAGTACCAGCACTTTACGACCGCGCTGCGGCTGGCTCGGGCCCTGTGGCCGCTTCAACTGAAGGCCGGCTACTGGGACGAGGTGCTGCCCGCGCTGCGCGTTGCGGCGAGGTGCGCCGACGAACATCGGCCGTGCTCCCGCACCGCGGCCGGGCTCCACTTCCAACTCGGCCACTGCCTGGGAGAGCTCCAGCAGTGGGAGGAGGCCGAGAGCGAGGCGCGCGCGGCCCTCAGGTGTGAGCGCGCGGAAGGGCACGTACGCGGCGAGGCTTCGTCCGTCGAGTTGCTCGGCCTCTTGTCCCTCTACCAATGGCGCTACGAGGCCGCCGCCGAGCGGTTCGACGAGGCCGAGCGCGTCTACCGGCGGATTACCGCGGGGCAGGAGGGGGCGCGGGACGTGCCGCGTGCGCTCGCCCTGGTCGAGCGCCACCAGGGGCGTGCGCTGCGGGGGATGGGGCGGTTGGCGGAGTCGCGACGCCTGTTGGAGTCGGCGACGGACTCCTTCGCGGAGCAGGGAGAGAGCTACAACCGGGCACGCGCTCTCACCGATCTGGCGGAGACGCTCCTCGACGCGGGCGAGAACGCCGAAGCGCTGACGAGGATCACGGAGGCGGAGAGCCTGCTCACCCCCGCGGCCGCTCCGCACCTGCGGTACCTCGCCGGGCTCCGGTCGCGTGGCGAGGGCGGCCGCTAG